A portion of the Rubeoparvulum massiliense genome contains these proteins:
- the secD gene encoding protein translocase subunit SecD, protein MKSSKLITFILIVVIMFGVIGFTTNDMLQKITLGLDIQGGFEILYQASTEDGTPVTKEAITNTVTQLEKRVSVIGVAEPDITPEGNDRIRVKLAGVTDPDEARRMLSTTAKLTFRDSRGNILLTGTDLAQNGASVQFDEAKRPYIQMKLKDADQFRQITTDLLGQPLSIYLDEDELTSPTVQSVIPNGIASITGNYSMDEIKEYVGLLNAGALPLQMEEIEARSVGAALGKMALDATVFAGIIGAIFIFLYMMAYYRLPGVVATITLIVYIYLILLILMLMKATLTLPGIAGIILGVGMAVDANILTYERIREEIRTGKTIRSAFRAGSRRSLATIMDANLTTILAAVIIFYFGSSSIQGFAVTLITSIILSLATNVWLSRILLNLLIQAGVANKPSRFGVKESEIGEL, encoded by the coding sequence ATGAAGTCAAGTAAGTTGATCACGTTCATTTTGATCGTTGTGATCATGTTTGGCGTGATCGGATTTACAACCAATGATATGCTTCAGAAGATCACCTTAGGTCTAGATATTCAAGGTGGTTTTGAAATCTTGTACCAAGCGTCAACAGAGGATGGAACCCCCGTTACGAAAGAAGCGATTACCAATACGGTTACCCAGCTAGAAAAGCGGGTTAGTGTAATTGGTGTGGCTGAGCCGGATATTACACCAGAAGGAAATGATCGTATTCGTGTAAAATTAGCCGGTGTTACGGATCCAGATGAAGCTCGGAGAATGCTGTCAACTACAGCGAAGTTAACCTTCCGAGATTCACGAGGGAACATCCTATTAACAGGTACCGACCTTGCACAAAATGGTGCCAGCGTACAGTTCGATGAAGCGAAACGACCATACATCCAAATGAAATTGAAGGATGCTGATCAGTTCCGCCAAATCACCACAGATTTATTGGGTCAACCATTATCCATCTATTTGGACGAGGACGAACTCACTTCACCGACAGTCCAAAGCGTAATCCCCAACGGGATTGCAAGTATTACAGGGAATTACTCCATGGATGAGATTAAAGAGTATGTAGGTCTTCTCAATGCAGGAGCTCTGCCCTTGCAGATGGAAGAGATTGAAGCACGTAGTGTCGGCGCTGCTCTAGGGAAAATGGCATTGGATGCCACAGTTTTTGCCGGGATTATCGGTGCTATCTTCATCTTCTTATATATGATGGCCTACTATCGCTTACCAGGCGTGGTGGCAACCATCACCTTGATCGTTTATATCTACTTGATTCTCCTCATCCTGATGCTAATGAAAGCAACCTTGACGTTACCGGGGATTGCCGGGATTATCTTGGGGGTTGGGATGGCAGTAGATGCTAATATTCTTACCTATGAACGGATCCGTGAGGAGATCCGTACGGGTAAAACCATTCGCTCTGCATTCCGTGCAGGTTCACGTCGTTCCTTAGCCACCATTATGGATGCGAATCTTACAACCATCCTTGCAGCTGTGATTATTTTCTACTTTGGGTCCAGCTCCATTCAAGGTTTTGCTGTTACCTTGATCACCAGTATTATCCTGAGCTTGGCGACCAATGTATGGCTATCCCGTATTCTACTAAATCTACTTATCCAAGCTGGTGTGGCCAATAAGCCATCCCGTTTTGGTGTAAAGGAGAGTGAGATCGGTGAACTTTAG
- a CDS encoding TorD/DmsD family molecular chaperone, with the protein MDERSNEDREQIEQARLYMYQLLQRGFAREPDEALFKVIHQEEACQQLVNMDLTLAEAWKDLLNANEEELPTLVTKEQEEFQRLFIGPGPLQAPPWESVYTSKEGNLFDRATLEVRAIYLEQGYQFTRYQHEPDDHLALELEFMAKMIEQWLQLEDEVERSISLHVQRDFLKQHLINWVPQFAQRIEKLSKSQFYQGFAHLLQQFLIIDLELLQREKEE; encoded by the coding sequence ATGGATGAACGTTCAAATGAAGATAGAGAGCAGATTGAACAGGCACGTCTCTATATGTACCAGCTATTACAGCGGGGCTTTGCTAGAGAGCCAGATGAAGCGCTTTTTAAGGTCATTCATCAAGAGGAGGCTTGTCAGCAACTAGTGAACATGGATTTAACCCTTGCGGAGGCTTGGAAGGATCTGTTGAACGCGAATGAAGAAGAGCTACCAACGCTGGTTACCAAGGAACAGGAGGAATTCCAACGTCTTTTTATTGGACCAGGACCATTACAAGCCCCACCTTGGGAATCGGTCTACACCAGTAAAGAAGGTAATCTCTTTGATCGTGCAACACTGGAAGTGCGGGCAATCTATCTAGAGCAGGGCTATCAATTTACTCGCTATCAGCATGAGCCCGATGATCATCTAGCCTTGGAATTAGAGTTTATGGCAAAAATGATTGAGCAGTGGCTACAGCTAGAGGATGAAGTAGAACGTAGTATTTCACTGCATGTACAGCGGGACTTTTTGAAGCAGCACTTAATCAACTGGGTACCGCAGTTTGCCCAACGAATTGAGAAGCTAAGCAAATCTCAGTTCTATCAAGGCTTTGCCCATCTGTTACAGCAATTTTTAATCATAGATCTTGAGCTATTACAACGGGAAAAGGAGGAGTAG
- a CDS encoding RelA/SpoT family protein produces the protein MDVNKLKEKAASYLPPEQVEMIEQAYFMAEEAHRGQLRKSGDPYITHPVAVADILLDLQMDGYTVAASLLHDVVEDTPITLEQVQTKFGPEVAMLVDGVTKLRRIKYKSKEEQQAENHRKMFVAMAKDIRVILIKLADRLHNMRTLKYHPPEKQRQKAEETLEIFAPLAHRLGISTIKWELEDTALRYLNPQQYYRIVHLMNKKRTEREAYIQEVIATLKTQLKEINIENADVSGRPKHIYSIYKKMKSQHKEFNEIYDLLAIRIIVNDVRECYAALGLVHTHWKPMPGRFKDYIAMPKSNMYQSLHTTVIGPNGEPLEVQIRTKEMHKTAEYGIAAHWAYKEGKVVSKESLSDKLSWFREILDWQQDYGDAQEFMENLKTDLFSDVVFVFTPKGDVVELPAHSVPLDFAYRIHSEVGNRCIGAKINGKIEPLDTELKTGDIVEVLTSKHSYGPSKDWLKIAKSSHARNKIRQWFKREKREENIRRGREEIENELRKLNLDPHRFMTDEALLEVSTKYHFNQVDDMIAAVGYSGISALQIVNRLTEKFRKEQAIEEKALPETKPPVKKHFDQGVRVKGIDNLLVRFSRCCNPVPGDEIIGYITRGRGVSIHQVDCPNIQDEQDKERLIAVEWESEESNQTYHVDLEIRGSDRKGLLNEILTIVTDSKTNIQAVSGRADKNGTAVIEMTVAIYNKDHLQKVVDKIKRTKDIYAVRRVMS, from the coding sequence ATGGACGTTAACAAATTGAAAGAAAAAGCAGCCAGTTACCTTCCTCCAGAGCAGGTTGAGATGATCGAGCAAGCCTACTTTATGGCTGAAGAAGCTCATCGCGGTCAACTTCGCAAATCAGGGGATCCCTATATTACTCATCCTGTGGCAGTTGCCGATATCTTACTAGACCTCCAGATGGATGGGTATACTGTTGCAGCCTCCTTACTTCATGATGTGGTAGAGGATACTCCCATTACCTTGGAGCAGGTTCAGACCAAGTTTGGCCCTGAGGTAGCCATGTTAGTGGATGGCGTGACGAAGTTACGCAGGATTAAATATAAGTCCAAAGAGGAGCAGCAGGCGGAGAATCATCGGAAGATGTTTGTGGCCATGGCGAAGGATATTCGCGTTATTCTGATCAAGTTAGCCGACCGCTTGCACAATATGCGAACGCTGAAGTATCATCCACCAGAGAAGCAACGTCAGAAGGCAGAGGAGACGTTGGAAATCTTTGCTCCCCTTGCCCATCGCTTGGGGATTTCCACGATCAAATGGGAGTTAGAAGATACGGCATTGCGCTACCTTAATCCTCAGCAGTATTATCGCATCGTCCATTTAATGAACAAAAAGCGGACAGAGCGGGAAGCGTATATTCAAGAAGTAATCGCCACATTGAAGACGCAGTTGAAAGAGATCAACATTGAGAATGCAGATGTATCTGGACGTCCCAAGCATATTTACAGCATCTATAAGAAGATGAAATCACAGCATAAGGAATTCAATGAGATTTATGATTTGCTAGCAATACGGATTATTGTAAATGATGTGCGGGAATGCTATGCAGCCCTTGGCTTGGTTCATACCCATTGGAAGCCCATGCCAGGTCGTTTTAAAGATTATATTGCCATGCCCAAGTCCAATATGTATCAATCCCTGCATACCACCGTCATCGGTCCCAATGGTGAACCGTTGGAAGTACAGATCCGTACCAAAGAGATGCATAAGACGGCAGAGTATGGGATCGCCGCACACTGGGCCTATAAAGAAGGAAAAGTGGTCAGTAAAGAGAGCCTCTCCGATAAGCTGAGCTGGTTCCGAGAAATCTTAGACTGGCAGCAGGACTATGGTGATGCGCAAGAATTTATGGAAAATTTAAAAACGGACCTCTTTAGTGATGTAGTCTTTGTCTTTACACCCAAAGGTGATGTGGTCGAGCTTCCAGCTCACTCTGTTCCCTTAGATTTTGCCTATCGGATTCACTCAGAGGTAGGTAACCGCTGTATCGGTGCCAAAATTAATGGGAAAATTGAGCCCTTGGATACAGAGTTGAAGACGGGGGACATCGTAGAGGTGCTTACCTCGAAGCATAGCTATGGTCCTAGCAAGGACTGGCTCAAAATTGCCAAGTCCAGTCATGCTCGAAATAAGATCCGGCAGTGGTTCAAGCGGGAGAAGCGTGAAGAAAACATTCGCCGTGGCCGTGAAGAGATTGAAAATGAGCTACGGAAACTGAATCTAGATCCTCATCGTTTTATGACGGATGAAGCGCTCTTAGAAGTTTCCACCAAGTATCACTTTAACCAGGTGGATGATATGATCGCTGCTGTTGGCTATAGTGGGATCTCTGCCTTACAAATCGTCAACCGTCTCACTGAGAAATTTCGTAAGGAGCAAGCAATAGAGGAGAAAGCATTACCTGAGACGAAGCCACCTGTGAAGAAGCATTTTGATCAAGGTGTTCGGGTCAAGGGGATCGATAATCTACTTGTCCGTTTTTCTCGCTGCTGCAACCCAGTGCCTGGAGATGAGATTATCGGCTATATCACGCGTGGTCGTGGTGTTTCCATCCATCAAGTCGACTGTCCCAATATTCAAGATGAACAGGATAAGGAACGTCTCATTGCTGTTGAGTGGGAGAGCGAGGAGAGCAATCAAACCTATCATGTGGACTTGGAGATCCGTGGCTCGGATCGCAAGGGCCTACTCAATGAAATCCTAACCATCGTAACCGATAGTAAGACCAATATTCAGGCTGTAAGTGGTCGTGCTGATAAGAATGGAACGGCTGTGATCGAGATGACCGTGGCCATTTACAATAAGGATCATCTCCAGAAGGTAGTGGATAAAATTAAGCGAACGAAGGATATCTATGCTGTAAGACGGGTGATGAGTTAG
- a CDS encoding adenine phosphoribosyltransferase, whose protein sequence is MDYQSSIRVIEDFPTEGISFKDITTLLKNGPVFKAAIHDLAQFAKKQGAEVIVGPEARGFVVGCPLAFELGVGFVPVRKQGKLPAETISASYTLEYGSDALAMHKDAIQPGQKVLVADDLLATGGTISTTINLVKQLGGEVVGVAFLIELTELEGRKRLHEYDVYSLIQYEK, encoded by the coding sequence ATGGATTATCAATCATCGATTCGAGTTATTGAAGATTTTCCTACAGAAGGAATCAGTTTTAAGGATATTACTACCTTATTAAAAAATGGACCTGTTTTTAAGGCAGCGATCCACGACTTGGCTCAATTCGCTAAGAAACAGGGTGCCGAAGTGATCGTTGGTCCAGAAGCGCGTGGCTTTGTGGTAGGATGTCCATTGGCGTTTGAACTAGGTGTTGGTTTTGTGCCAGTTCGTAAGCAAGGAAAATTACCTGCAGAGACGATCTCTGCTTCCTATACATTGGAGTATGGTTCTGATGCCTTAGCCATGCATAAGGATGCCATTCAACCAGGACAAAAAGTATTGGTGGCTGATGACCTATTAGCTACAGGTGGAACAATCTCTACCACCATCAATCTGGTGAAGCAATTAGGCGGTGAAGTGGTGGGGGTAGCGTTCCTTATTGAATTAACAGAATTGGAAGGACGTAAGCGTTTGCATGAATATGATGTTTACTCACTAATCCAGTATGAAAAATAA
- a CDS encoding DMSO/selenate family reductase complex A subunit: MEDKQNQTSKLHTLDTNMSRRTFLKWTGAVAGTATLTGTLTGCNSLEPATGQNEIAKGVPAIDEDMVIPTCGTNNCGGRCLIKAHIKDGTLVRISTDDAEQDELMMPQFRACVRGRGYRKMLYHPDRLKYPMKRVGKRGEGKFERISWEEAVEIIASETKRITETYGPGSRYATYAWGTSAVFRPEDLATRLFDLTGGHLGYYNDYSESCAMVATPYTYGTMYTGNSNDDWVNSKMIILWGYNPAEAIFGSATNFMLRKAKEAGAKIVVVDPRYSDTAIAFADEWIPILPDTDVAMMNAMMYVLITENLYDKAFVDRFCLGFDEEHMPEGVPAGESLKSYILGKQDGIPKTPEWAEKICKVPAHTIRRLAREYGTLKPAAFVQGYGPQRRANGEQEVRGGTILAAMTGNVGIHGGWASGSAFMARFDNAWMPMPENPIQVKIPTFLWTDAVIRGTEMGPEDGLIDGDRLPSNIKLIYNLAGNALLNQHANINRTIEILQDESKVEFIVCSDLFMTPSAKFADILLPGNSFFERYNLCTPWDQGSYVILSQKVVENLYEARNEYEWLAEVADKLGIGQEFTEGRTEKEWVEWAVEETRKINPGFPTFEELSQIGIYKFKFDEPYVAFKEQIEDPENNPFPTPSGKIEIFSKALYDMQNEEIPAIPKYIPSWEGPEDPLTEQYPLQCMGWHIKRRCHSIHDNHPWMEEVDPQRMWMNPQDAAPRGIQDGDRVKVYNDRGTTFLPVRITSRIIPGLVAIPQGAWYTPNDKGEDERGSINVLTNHRPTPLAKANAQHTNLVEVEKA, encoded by the coding sequence ATGGAGGATAAACAAAATCAAACCTCAAAGCTCCATACACTGGATACCAATATGAGTCGGCGGACATTTCTGAAATGGACAGGTGCCGTAGCAGGAACAGCAACATTAACAGGAACCTTGACAGGGTGTAATTCCTTAGAGCCAGCAACAGGTCAGAACGAGATTGCCAAGGGTGTTCCTGCTATCGATGAGGATATGGTGATTCCTACTTGTGGTACGAATAACTGCGGAGGACGCTGCCTAATTAAAGCACATATCAAGGATGGTACATTGGTACGGATCAGTACAGATGATGCAGAACAGGATGAGCTGATGATGCCCCAGTTTCGTGCCTGTGTACGTGGTCGAGGCTATCGTAAAATGCTTTACCACCCCGATCGGCTAAAGTACCCAATGAAACGTGTAGGGAAGCGGGGAGAAGGTAAATTTGAGCGGATTAGCTGGGAAGAAGCTGTAGAGATCATTGCCAGTGAAACGAAGCGGATTACTGAAACCTATGGTCCAGGCTCCCGTTATGCAACCTATGCTTGGGGTACCTCTGCTGTCTTTCGTCCTGAGGATTTAGCCACAAGGCTCTTTGATCTCACAGGAGGTCACCTAGGCTATTACAATGACTATAGTGAGTCCTGCGCTATGGTAGCTACACCATATACCTATGGAACCATGTATACAGGGAACTCCAATGATGACTGGGTAAACTCGAAGATGATTATCCTTTGGGGATACAATCCTGCCGAAGCTATCTTTGGTTCAGCTACGAACTTTATGCTACGTAAAGCAAAGGAAGCCGGTGCAAAAATCGTTGTTGTGGATCCACGCTATAGTGATACCGCCATAGCGTTTGCTGATGAGTGGATTCCTATCTTGCCCGATACTGATGTGGCCATGATGAATGCCATGATGTATGTCTTGATCACAGAAAACCTCTATGACAAAGCATTTGTAGATAGGTTTTGCCTTGGCTTTGATGAAGAGCATATGCCTGAAGGTGTACCTGCAGGAGAATCGTTAAAGAGCTATATTCTCGGTAAGCAAGATGGTATTCCTAAGACACCAGAATGGGCCGAGAAAATCTGTAAGGTACCTGCCCATACCATTCGTAGATTAGCACGAGAATATGGCACACTGAAGCCAGCAGCATTCGTACAAGGCTATGGTCCTCAGCGCCGAGCCAATGGTGAACAAGAGGTCCGTGGAGGTACGATTCTCGCTGCCATGACAGGAAATGTGGGAATCCATGGTGGTTGGGCTTCTGGTTCAGCCTTTATGGCTCGCTTTGATAATGCTTGGATGCCCATGCCAGAGAATCCGATCCAAGTAAAAATTCCAACCTTCCTCTGGACAGATGCTGTCATACGGGGAACGGAGATGGGTCCAGAGGATGGTTTGATCGATGGAGATCGACTTCCTAGTAATATCAAGCTCATATACAATCTTGCAGGGAATGCCCTTCTCAATCAGCATGCTAATATTAATCGAACGATCGAGATTTTGCAGGATGAGAGCAAGGTAGAATTTATTGTTTGTAGTGATCTGTTTATGACCCCCAGTGCAAAATTTGCTGATATTCTGCTCCCAGGGAACAGCTTCTTCGAGCGCTATAATCTCTGTACACCTTGGGACCAAGGGAGCTATGTCATCCTCTCGCAAAAGGTGGTAGAGAATCTCTACGAAGCTCGTAATGAGTACGAATGGCTCGCTGAGGTAGCCGATAAGCTAGGGATTGGTCAAGAATTCACCGAAGGAAGGACCGAGAAGGAATGGGTTGAATGGGCTGTGGAAGAGACACGGAAGATCAATCCTGGCTTCCCAACCTTTGAAGAACTCAGTCAGATCGGGATCTATAAGTTTAAGTTTGATGAGCCATATGTAGCCTTTAAGGAACAGATTGAGGATCCGGAGAATAATCCCTTCCCTACGCCATCAGGTAAGATTGAGATCTTCTCCAAGGCACTCTATGATATGCAGAATGAAGAGATCCCAGCCATTCCGAAGTATATACCATCCTGGGAAGGACCAGAGGATCCATTGACGGAGCAATACCCATTGCAATGTATGGGTTGGCATATTAAACGGCGCTGCCATTCCATCCATGATAATCATCCTTGGATGGAAGAAGTGGATCCACAAAGAATGTGGATGAACCCACAGGACGCAGCTCCACGTGGAATCCAAGATGGCGATCGTGTAAAGGTATATAACGATAGGGGTACTACCTTTCTGCCTGTTCGCATTACCAGTCGGATTATTCCTGGCCTCGTGGCCATACCGCAGGGTGCATGGTATACACCAAATGATAAAGGGGAGGATGAACGGGGCTCTATCAACGTTCTGACGAATCACCGCCCAACACCACTGGCAAAAGCTAATGCTCAGCATACCAACCTCGTTGAAGTAGAAAAGGCGTAA
- the dtd gene encoding D-aminoacyl-tRNA deacylase: MRIVVQRIRNGQVTVEDDVTGTIRDGLLCLVGVTHEDTEEDAKYLAQKVVHLRIFEDEEGKMNRSLLDQGGALLSVSQFTLYGDCRKGRRPNMMQAAPQAVAEPIWEAFNQAVEAEGVHVEVGRFGAMMDVTFTNVGPVTFIVESKN, encoded by the coding sequence ATGAGGATTGTTGTCCAAAGAATTCGTAATGGTCAGGTAACAGTAGAGGATGATGTAACTGGCACTATACGGGATGGTCTACTCTGCTTGGTAGGCGTCACCCATGAGGATACGGAAGAGGATGCCAAGTATTTAGCACAGAAGGTGGTTCATCTCCGAATCTTTGAGGATGAGGAAGGGAAGATGAATCGTTCTCTCCTTGATCAAGGGGGTGCCCTCCTATCGGTCTCTCAGTTTACCTTGTATGGAGATTGCCGCAAGGGTCGTCGTCCTAATATGATGCAAGCAGCCCCTCAAGCGGTAGCAGAACCAATCTGGGAAGCCTTCAATCAAGCAGTAGAGGCTGAGGGAGTCCACGTGGAAGTCGGTCGTTTTGGTGCCATGATGGATGTTACCTTTACCAATGTGGGGCCAGTAACCTTTATTGTGGAATCAAAGAACTAA
- the recJ gene encoding single-stranded-DNA-specific exonuclease RecJ, translated as MLEAKTRWVLPDYTDEEIERMMATYQIPSVVAKVLQARGITDPDEVAAILHPTPQLLYDPFLLPGMGKGVERIKEAVASGEKILIYGDYDVDGVSSTTLLIHVFQQLKANFSYHIPNRFSEGYGLNKEAIAKAKEDGVALIITVDTGISGVDEVAYANQLGIDVIVTDHHEPPPQLPPAFALINPKLSDNQYPFPYLAGVGVAYKLAQALLGNPPEQWLQWVALGTIADLVPLVGENHVLAALGLQQLNLAPTIGMTELIRVADLREGEISAGHIGFQLGPRINASGRLEDASMAVRLLISQQRDEAVLLAQQLDRLNRERQEMVDAIAQEAVMMVEEQQAIRPRNFLMVAGEGWNQGVIGIVASRLVEAYYLPTIVFSIDAETGLAKGSARSIAGYDMYAALQTAREYLVQFGGHPMAAGMTVEVEQLEALHEVLHQYACEHLQAEDYTPQTRVDASISLAEVNVESVEALAHLAPYGVGHPTPAFLLKEVSLQNLRAIGRNQEHLKGQIVAGDDALDLIYFQGAKVGSQISPGAEVNTLGELQINEWNGTRKPQILIRDLQVPHCQIFDCRHLAQKPEEIVDQLNLATAWRTGLLYFQDDRLAEVEQLSKQVMNCSPIYIDKSARSIKVKEGRLGFGEENGGTSIDQLVLYDCPPSLVTLHRSLQSFSSVKRIYCLFTLPGKSTFFSRLPQREDFKWLYALLRQYGELPYTQVQQMLERRGWTGEQATWMIQVFVELDFITVQANRVSIVAHPKKQELESSPSYRRMYEQTEVEREIIYSPFSQLADWIRNVRAETGQC; from the coding sequence ATGCTCGAAGCAAAGACACGCTGGGTCTTACCTGACTACACCGATGAAGAGATTGAGAGAATGATGGCAACGTACCAGATTCCTTCTGTTGTTGCCAAGGTGCTACAAGCACGTGGCATCACCGATCCAGATGAGGTTGCTGCCATTCTACATCCCACCCCTCAGCTTCTCTATGATCCCTTTTTATTGCCGGGGATGGGCAAAGGGGTCGAACGAATTAAAGAAGCGGTGGCCAGTGGGGAGAAGATTCTCATCTATGGTGATTATGACGTAGATGGTGTCAGCAGTACCACTTTACTCATTCATGTTTTTCAGCAGCTAAAGGCCAATTTTTCCTATCATATCCCTAATCGATTCAGCGAGGGATATGGTCTCAATAAAGAAGCCATTGCCAAGGCGAAGGAGGATGGTGTAGCACTAATCATTACCGTAGATACAGGGATCAGCGGTGTTGATGAAGTGGCTTATGCCAATCAATTGGGCATCGATGTAATCGTGACGGATCATCATGAACCACCACCCCAATTGCCACCTGCCTTTGCTCTAATCAATCCTAAGCTATCAGATAATCAGTACCCATTTCCTTACTTAGCTGGCGTCGGTGTAGCCTATAAGCTCGCCCAAGCATTACTTGGCAATCCACCTGAGCAATGGCTACAGTGGGTGGCACTAGGTACCATTGCCGACCTTGTACCATTGGTGGGTGAGAATCATGTGTTGGCAGCCCTCGGTCTGCAGCAGCTTAATCTTGCCCCTACCATTGGGATGACGGAGCTGATCCGTGTGGCCGATTTACGTGAAGGAGAGATTAGCGCTGGGCATATTGGCTTTCAGCTGGGACCTCGCATCAATGCCAGTGGTCGATTAGAGGATGCATCCATGGCAGTTCGCTTACTCATCAGTCAACAGCGTGATGAAGCGGTTCTCCTTGCGCAACAATTAGATCGTCTCAATCGTGAGCGCCAGGAGATGGTGGACGCCATCGCCCAAGAGGCGGTAATGATGGTGGAGGAGCAGCAAGCCATCCGCCCGCGAAATTTCCTCATGGTGGCAGGAGAGGGCTGGAATCAAGGGGTGATTGGTATCGTTGCTTCTCGACTAGTGGAGGCCTATTACCTGCCTACCATCGTTTTTAGCATTGACGCTGAGACGGGCTTAGCAAAGGGGTCAGCACGTAGTATCGCTGGCTATGATATGTATGCAGCCTTACAGACAGCACGGGAGTACTTAGTCCAATTTGGTGGGCATCCCATGGCAGCAGGGATGACGGTGGAGGTTGAGCAGCTAGAAGCGTTGCATGAGGTGCTACATCAATATGCCTGTGAGCATTTACAAGCGGAGGATTATACGCCACAAACCAGGGTGGATGCTAGTATCTCCTTAGCTGAGGTAAATGTGGAGAGCGTTGAAGCGTTAGCACACTTAGCTCCCTATGGTGTAGGGCATCCTACTCCAGCGTTCTTGCTGAAGGAGGTTTCCTTGCAAAACTTACGGGCAATTGGACGAAATCAAGAGCATTTAAAGGGTCAAATTGTCGCTGGCGATGACGCCTTAGATTTGATCTATTTTCAGGGAGCCAAGGTAGGAAGTCAGATTAGTCCAGGCGCCGAGGTGAACACCCTTGGAGAGCTACAGATTAATGAATGGAACGGGACGCGTAAGCCACAGATTTTAATTCGAGATCTTCAGGTTCCACATTGCCAAATCTTCGATTGCCGCCATCTTGCCCAAAAGCCTGAAGAGATCGTGGATCAACTGAATCTTGCTACAGCGTGGAGGACAGGACTTCTTTATTTTCAGGATGATCGTCTTGCTGAAGTAGAGCAGCTATCTAAGCAAGTGATGAATTGTTCACCAATATACATTGACAAATCGGCTAGATCTATTAAAGTGAAAGAGGGAAGATTAGGGTTTGGAGAAGAAAACGGTGGAACATCAATTGACCAATTGGTTCTCTATGATTGTCCGCCTAGCTTAGTGACATTACACCGTAGCCTCCAATCCTTTTCAAGCGTTAAACGCATTTATTGTCTATTTACATTACCCGGGAAATCAACCTTCTTTTCACGCTTGCCACAGCGGGAGGATTTTAAGTGGCTATATGCATTGCTTCGTCAATATGGTGAACTACCTTATACTCAAGTCCAACAAATGTTAGAAAGACGGGGTTGGACAGGGGAGCAAGCGACTTGGATGATTCAGGTTTTCGTGGAGCTAGATTTCATTACAGTTCAAGCGAACCGTGTGTCCATTGTAGCTCATCCTAAAAAACAGGAATTAGAGAGTTCTCCATCCTACCGCCGAATGTATGAGCAGACCGAAGTAGAAAGGGAGATAATATACTCCCCATTTAGCCAGCTCGCAGACTGGATTAGGAATGTAAGAGCTGAAACTGGGCAATGTTAG
- the secF gene encoding protein translocase subunit SecF: MNFSKIHFNFTSHRKVYYLISLAILAIGVVSMLLVGLNPGVDFVSGTSLDVYIGQSFDEKQVADLVETTGFPADSIRTAGDQNEIAVVRYKVNITHEDVVKIENTVKQTYGDQVTISENTVNPMVGQELVRKAIYAVLLASLGIILYVTIRFEYRFAISAVLALLYDAFFIIALFSVFQVEVNLPFIAAILTIIGYSINDKIVIFDRIRENMKTAKVKRFEDLEEVVNHSINQTLARSINTVLTVMFAAFALFIFGGEGIRNFSLALLFGLFSGAYSSIFLASQLWLDWRGNELKKGKAAQTN, encoded by the coding sequence GTGAACTTTAGTAAGATACACTTTAATTTTACTTCCCATCGTAAAGTCTACTATTTGATCTCACTAGCAATTTTGGCGATTGGTGTCGTTTCAATGCTCCTCGTGGGCTTAAATCCTGGCGTTGACTTCGTCAGTGGGACAAGTCTTGATGTCTATATTGGGCAATCCTTTGATGAGAAGCAGGTGGCTGACCTTGTAGAGACGACAGGATTCCCAGCTGATTCCATCCGAACTGCTGGTGATCAGAATGAGATTGCGGTTGTTCGGTACAAGGTGAATATCACCCATGAAGATGTAGTGAAGATTGAGAACACCGTGAAGCAAACATATGGAGATCAGGTTACCATTAGTGAAAACACCGTCAATCCCATGGTGGGGCAAGAACTTGTACGTAAAGCGATCTATGCTGTACTGTTAGCCTCTTTGGGAATCATTCTCTACGTAACCATTCGTTTTGAGTATCGTTTTGCCATCTCTGCGGTACTGGCGTTACTCTATGATGCATTCTTCATCATTGCACTCTTCTCCGTCTTCCAAGTGGAGGTAAACCTTCCCTTCATCGCGGCGATCTTGACCATTATCGGTTACTCCATCAATGATAAAATCGTTATCTTTGACCGGATCCGTGAGAATATGAAGACTGCGAAGGTGAAACGCTTCGAGGATCTCGAAGAAGTGGTCAATCATAGTATTAATCAAACGCTTGCCCGTTCCATTAACACCGTATTAACAGTGATGTTTGCAGCGTTTGCGCTCTTTATCTTCGGTGGTGAAGGGATTCGTAATTTCTCCCTTGCCCTCCTCTTTGGTCTTTTTAGTGGTGCATACTCTTCCATCTTTCTCGCCAGTCAGTTGTGGTTGGATTGGAGAGGCAATGAATTGAAAAAAGGAAAGGCTGCCCAAACCAACTAA